From a single Streptomyces rubradiris genomic region:
- a CDS encoding 3-isopropylmalate dehydratase large subunit: protein MTKKLERGAPLAEQIIAGHLAGGEGPVTPGRLVTVRPDRVYVQDGNAPTIARLYEQHGFTTVFDPERVSFVFDHSVLVADVDMADRMKDADRFAARLGVDVRARGQGISHVLAAEVGWFSPGALVLGSDSHTCVGGAFGALGLGMGASDIVAAMVTGTTWLRVPDTVEVRFTGTPARATRPRDVLLSLLRDKGQEPFLYRSVEFTGAWARSLSDDASASLASLGVELGAKCVFVPDEQGAVPTGTAPGLPRVDFDIGGLQPTVALPHLPARTVPLDEAAGTPISYVFLGSCTNSRLEDIAEAAAVVRGRRVGPGIQFVVTPGSNAVYREAMRAGYIDTLLTAGAVVTPAGCGTCVGTQGPLPARGENVLSTMNRNFRGRMGNPEANIYLSSPVVAAATALSGAIPRVEDLP, encoded by the coding sequence CACCGTCCGTCCCGACCGGGTCTATGTACAGGACGGCAACGCGCCCACCATCGCCAGGCTGTACGAACAGCACGGTTTCACGACGGTCTTCGACCCGGAGCGGGTGAGCTTCGTCTTCGACCACTCCGTTCTTGTGGCCGACGTCGACATGGCCGACCGGATGAAGGACGCGGACAGGTTCGCGGCACGTCTCGGAGTGGACGTACGGGCACGGGGCCAGGGGATCAGCCACGTGCTCGCCGCGGAGGTCGGCTGGTTCTCCCCCGGCGCCCTGGTCCTGGGCTCCGACTCGCACACGTGTGTGGGCGGTGCCTTCGGGGCGCTGGGGCTCGGGATGGGCGCCTCGGACATCGTGGCCGCGATGGTGACGGGGACCACCTGGCTGAGGGTCCCCGACACCGTCGAGGTGAGGTTCACCGGTACGCCGGCACGGGCCACACGGCCGCGTGACGTCCTGCTCTCCCTGTTGCGGGACAAGGGCCAGGAGCCCTTCCTGTACCGGTCGGTGGAGTTCACCGGAGCGTGGGCGCGTTCGCTCTCCGACGACGCGTCCGCCAGCCTGGCCAGCCTGGGCGTCGAACTCGGTGCGAAGTGCGTCTTCGTCCCCGACGAGCAGGGGGCGGTCCCCACGGGGACGGCGCCGGGACTTCCCCGGGTCGACTTCGACATCGGCGGCCTGCAGCCGACGGTGGCGCTCCCCCACCTCCCGGCCCGGACCGTGCCGCTGGACGAGGCGGCGGGCACACCGATCTCGTACGTCTTCCTGGGCAGCTGCACCAACAGCCGGCTGGAGGACATCGCCGAGGCGGCGGCGGTCGTGCGGGGGCGGCGGGTGGGACCGGGAATCCAGTTCGTCGTGACCCCGGGCTCCAACGCGGTCTACCGTGAGGCGATGCGCGCCGGCTACATCGACACCCTGCTGACCGCGGGAGCCGTGGTCACCCCCGCCGGCTGCGGCACCTGCGTGGGAACCCAGGGCCCGCTGCCCGCCCGGGGCGAGAACGTGCTGTCGACCATGAACCGCAACTTCCGCGGCCGGATGGGCAATCCCGAGGCCAACATCTACCTGTCCTCGCCCGTCGTGGCCGCCGCCACCGCGCTGTCCGGTGCCATTCCCCGGGTGGAGGACCTGCCGTGA
- a CDS encoding class I SAM-dependent methyltransferase, with protein sequence MSTSEAKFDGLANNYDQARPRYPAELFRHVVEYLPKTGRPTVVDAGAGTGIALEGLLPHLPDDAAVHAVDVSTDMIRVGREKFPHVVWHESTAEGYLASCPSSSVDLVVAAQSYQWMDRAAYAREAARCLGPAGLCLVIQNNRDHAAGGFAAAYEDLLEELSPGYSRSYRSFDIAEELGVVFAEVVRRASDWVQTLTVDEFVTMSSSSTQAQRAVAAVGPVFYARLRELCARYEEGGRVRLPYVSEAFYAVRPR encoded by the coding sequence TTGTCCACTTCCGAAGCCAAGTTCGACGGACTGGCCAACAACTACGATCAGGCGCGGCCGCGCTACCCCGCCGAGCTGTTCCGGCACGTCGTCGAGTACCTGCCGAAGACCGGCCGGCCGACGGTCGTCGACGCCGGAGCCGGGACCGGCATCGCCCTGGAGGGACTGCTGCCGCACCTGCCCGATGACGCGGCGGTGCACGCGGTGGACGTGTCGACGGACATGATCCGGGTCGGGCGGGAGAAGTTCCCGCATGTCGTGTGGCACGAGAGCACCGCCGAGGGCTACCTCGCCTCGTGCCCGTCCTCCTCCGTCGACCTCGTGGTGGCCGCCCAGTCCTACCAGTGGATGGACCGGGCCGCCTATGCGCGCGAGGCCGCGCGGTGCCTGGGTCCCGCCGGGCTGTGCCTGGTCATCCAGAACAACCGCGACCACGCGGCCGGCGGTTTCGCCGCCGCGTACGAGGACCTGCTGGAGGAGCTCTCGCCCGGCTACAGCCGCTCGTACCGCAGCTTCGACATCGCGGAGGAACTGGGCGTGGTGTTCGCGGAGGTGGTGCGCCGGGCGTCCGACTGGGTGCAGACGCTGACCGTCGACGAATTCGTCACCATGAGTTCGTCCTCCACCCAGGCCCAACGGGCCGTCGCAGCCGTCGGGCCGGTCTTCTACGCCCGCTTGCGCGAGCTGTGCGCGCGGTACGAGGAGGGCGGACGGGTGCGGCTCCCCTACGTCAGCGAGGCGTTCTACGCCGTCCGTCCGCGGTGA
- a CDS encoding GNAT family N-acetyltransferase yields the protein MADLVHEVYRPFAVGFRPTALTWSGEAVRACASSWLLAHREDELVGVVHQTPDPAGHTLDALAVSVPWRRRGVGTQLVAAVEDRALALGRRRMVIALRDSLGANIEFFTSLGYRPTQPFPPAHHLYVKEIGARE from the coding sequence GTGGCGGACCTTGTCCACGAGGTCTACCGGCCTTTCGCGGTGGGGTTCCGCCCCACCGCGCTCACCTGGTCCGGCGAGGCAGTCCGGGCTTGTGCCTCCTCCTGGCTGCTGGCACACAGGGAGGACGAGCTGGTGGGCGTGGTGCACCAGACGCCGGATCCGGCGGGACACACCCTGGACGCCCTGGCCGTCTCCGTCCCGTGGCGCCGGCGCGGCGTCGGAACGCAGTTGGTCGCCGCCGTCGAGGACCGGGCTCTGGCTCTGGGGCGACGCCGTATGGTGATCGCCCTGCGCGACAGTCTCGGCGCCAACATCGAGTTCTTCACCTCCTTGGGCTATCGGCCGACGCAGCCTTTTCCCCCAGCCCATCACCTATACGTGAAAGAGATCGGTGCACGAGAGTGA
- a CDS encoding ATP-grasp domain-containing protein — protein MTVVCLGYRAGFVEAARRRGLDLHFVVDKLKPGLSGLSYTRVADLADGEEVLRAVTEHPGTDVSAVVTGHEHPMFAATVLRSVFGLPGDTDLARCLKFRDKRIQKRAVSPRIPTAECVYLRPTDPDYAALAERLGATFVVKPADGFGSQATEPVRSQEELDDYLRRHPFVSHVRAVAESFVEGHEIHVDGVWRDGRLVWAAASSYLAPLMGWTQGGAVADAPLGPAESELSDRASRFASDVLRELDAPDTVFHLEAFVRPDGELVLGEVGARPAGALTPEVLRMTHGIDLYGATLDVALGRAPEVPEQGSEPTDLFGWIYLVRNPDRDLSEQSFRDRFDLFEVDYPAPENDRVGIYGRCGHAIVKAATHKELVQELRAIADFNRSA, from the coding sequence GTGACTGTTGTCTGTCTGGGATATCGAGCGGGTTTCGTCGAGGCGGCTCGGCGACGCGGTCTGGACCTCCACTTCGTCGTCGACAAGCTGAAGCCGGGGCTGAGCGGTCTGTCCTACACGAGGGTCGCCGACCTCGCCGACGGCGAGGAGGTCCTGCGTGCCGTGACGGAGCATCCGGGCACCGACGTCAGCGCGGTCGTCACCGGCCACGAACACCCGATGTTCGCGGCGACCGTGCTGCGTTCGGTGTTCGGACTGCCCGGTGACACCGATCTGGCACGGTGCCTGAAGTTCCGCGACAAGCGGATCCAGAAACGCGCGGTGTCCCCGCGCATCCCCACGGCCGAGTGCGTGTACCTCAGGCCCACCGACCCCGATTACGCGGCACTGGCGGAGCGCCTCGGTGCGACCTTCGTGGTCAAGCCGGCGGACGGTTTCGGCTCCCAGGCCACCGAACCCGTCCGCAGCCAGGAAGAACTCGACGACTATCTGCGCCGTCATCCGTTCGTGTCCCATGTCCGGGCGGTGGCCGAATCGTTCGTGGAGGGCCACGAGATACACGTCGACGGTGTGTGGCGGGACGGCCGCCTGGTGTGGGCCGCGGCGTCGAGCTACCTCGCGCCGCTGATGGGCTGGACCCAGGGGGGCGCGGTCGCCGACGCGCCGCTCGGGCCCGCCGAGAGCGAACTGAGCGACCGGGCGAGCCGGTTCGCGTCCGATGTGCTGCGCGAGCTGGACGCCCCCGACACCGTCTTCCACCTTGAGGCGTTCGTGCGGCCCGACGGGGAACTGGTGCTGGGCGAGGTGGGAGCGCGGCCGGCCGGCGCGCTGACACCGGAGGTGCTGCGCATGACGCATGGGATCGACCTGTACGGCGCCACCCTCGACGTGGCGCTCGGCCGGGCGCCCGAGGTGCCGGAACAGGGGAGCGAGCCCACCGACCTGTTCGGCTGGATCTATCTCGTCCGCAACCCGGACCGGGATCTGTCGGAGCAGTCCTTCCGTGATCGTTTCGACCTGTTCGAGGTGGACTACCCCGCGCCGGAGAACGACCGGGTGGGCATCTACGGCCGCTGCGGACACGCCATCGTCAAAGCCGCCACACACAAGGAACTGGTACAGGAACTGCGTGCGATAGCCGACTTCAACCGGAGCGCCTGA
- a CDS encoding ATP-grasp domain-containing protein: MSESRTRVLVLGRDKEWARRAMSMFSDTHEFVRLPSGAERHDRLPGPGLLRAADELMSRRPFAAVVATSESTMLAAGFLRSQYGLPGLDYQQSLLVTNKWRMRGRLGSVVPSPRAWLSGRFLTDEPELTAGATDVVVKPIASSASRDVRRMPVDRARTWLADQDGLWLVEEAVAVEREFHCDGVFHDGRVSWLVISEYDRPALQTTGTWGTSFLRRDDPLRPRLTDLTRRVIEALDAGDGVFHVEFLYDGAQLSFGEVGARPAGAGWGELLRVTTGADIWAAFVAAQLGLDHLGFAPGHPAAEISGMLWARPNADGSLPLPAAQAGRLPGVVLIGEGNMTRGADPTNSCDFEYRAYYEGLTAEGAARLRTAITAPSGAGPVPAGIGTAP, translated from the coding sequence GTGTCGGAATCCAGGACCCGCGTCCTCGTGCTCGGACGCGACAAGGAATGGGCCCGCCGGGCCATGAGCATGTTCTCGGACACCCACGAGTTCGTCCGTCTCCCCTCCGGGGCGGAACGGCACGACCGGCTGCCGGGCCCCGGCCTGCTGCGCGCCGCCGACGAACTGATGTCCCGCCGGCCGTTCGCCGCGGTGGTGGCGACGAGTGAGAGCACCATGCTCGCCGCCGGGTTCCTGCGCAGTCAGTACGGCCTGCCGGGGCTCGACTACCAGCAGAGCCTGCTGGTCACGAACAAGTGGCGGATGCGCGGCCGGCTCGGCTCCGTGGTGCCCTCCCCCCGCGCCTGGCTGTCCGGTCGGTTCCTGACGGACGAGCCGGAGCTCACGGCCGGCGCCACCGACGTGGTCGTGAAGCCGATCGCCTCCTCGGCGTCACGGGACGTGCGTCGGATGCCGGTCGACCGGGCTCGCACCTGGCTCGCGGACCAGGACGGTCTGTGGCTGGTGGAGGAGGCCGTCGCGGTCGAGCGTGAGTTCCACTGCGACGGTGTCTTCCACGACGGCCGGGTCTCCTGGCTGGTGATCTCCGAGTACGACCGGCCGGCCCTGCAGACCACCGGGACCTGGGGCACGTCGTTCCTGCGCCGTGACGATCCGCTGCGGCCCCGGCTGACCGATCTGACCCGCCGCGTGATCGAGGCGCTCGACGCCGGCGACGGCGTCTTCCACGTGGAGTTCCTGTACGACGGTGCGCAGCTGTCCTTCGGGGAGGTCGGTGCCCGTCCGGCCGGCGCCGGCTGGGGAGAACTGCTGCGTGTCACGACCGGAGCGGACATCTGGGCCGCCTTCGTGGCCGCGCAACTCGGCCTCGACCACCTCGGTTTCGCGCCCGGCCATCCGGCGGCCGAGATCAGCGGGATGCTCTGGGCCCGCCCCAACGCGGACGGCAGCCTGCCGCTGCCGGCGGCCCAGGCAGGCCGGCTGCCCGGTGTCGTCCTGATCGGCGAGGGGAACATGACCCGCGGGGCCGACCCGACGAACTCCTGCGATTTCGAGTACCGCGCCTACTACGAGGGACTGACCGCGGAGGGGGCCGCCCGGCTGCGGACCGCCATCACGGCCCCGAGCGGCGCCGGACCGGTGCCGGCGGGGATCGGCACGGCCCCATGA
- a CDS encoding MFS transporter, with product MTDVATSRPARGARWLLTFFCTSSVAETLQAVTIMWASYRLSHNAAVTGAMNAAAYLPGVVLGLIVRKRADSGDAAHRLSRTNWVLFAGSSLLALVWLAGSPPGPALGAFAVVQCSLSFVKTMNKAHAGRVIRQGYPASEAVRLRQRSTSLAQVGGAIGGGAAGVLLGVGAVGWCFVSAALLYLAGLLAVRRAAPSRPHEEDSRPYAEQTTAAAAAPVAQDTGRAGAPAGKQPVRSSPAGSRVLLMILLYSFPSSGALPFISTVAVPLAQTVSPGSGDFYAVLSVAGMSGGFLAGTALAGGRLTSHVVLRAAFLVGAVLTAGIAVTRWPAAVVLLFLVLSAVLTTHVMVMQVLTNQAPPEDQVGRFTVVRNAVAGAAKCVAALVAGWLVEGLGLTAAWLALAVVLGAAGLSWWGVGRNREMEELVGAT from the coding sequence ATGACGGATGTGGCGACTTCCCGGCCGGCCCGCGGCGCCCGGTGGCTGCTCACCTTCTTCTGCACCAGCAGTGTCGCCGAGACCCTCCAAGCGGTCACCATCATGTGGGCCTCCTATCGCCTGAGCCACAACGCGGCGGTGACCGGGGCGATGAACGCCGCGGCTTACCTGCCGGGTGTCGTTCTGGGGTTGATCGTCCGCAAGAGGGCCGACTCGGGAGACGCGGCCCACCGGCTGTCGCGGACCAACTGGGTGCTGTTCGCCGGCTCCTCGCTGCTCGCCCTGGTATGGCTGGCCGGCTCGCCTCCCGGGCCGGCCCTGGGGGCGTTCGCGGTCGTGCAGTGCAGTCTGAGTTTCGTCAAGACGATGAACAAGGCGCACGCGGGCCGGGTCATCCGTCAGGGCTACCCGGCGTCGGAGGCCGTACGGCTGCGTCAGCGCTCCACCTCGCTGGCCCAGGTCGGCGGGGCGATCGGCGGCGGGGCAGCCGGTGTGCTGCTCGGTGTCGGGGCGGTCGGCTGGTGCTTCGTCAGCGCGGCCCTCCTCTACCTGGCCGGACTGCTGGCGGTGCGACGCGCCGCCCCCTCGCGGCCGCACGAGGAGGACTCGCGGCCGTACGCGGAGCAGACGACGGCCGCCGCGGCCGCACCGGTGGCCCAGGACACCGGGCGAGCGGGGGCACCGGCCGGAAAGCAGCCGGTGAGGAGTTCACCGGCCGGCTCCCGGGTACTGCTCATGATCCTGCTGTACTCGTTCCCCAGCAGCGGCGCGCTCCCGTTCATCTCCACCGTCGCCGTCCCCCTGGCCCAGACGGTGTCGCCCGGATCCGGCGACTTCTACGCGGTGCTCAGCGTGGCCGGCATGAGCGGTGGCTTCCTCGCGGGAACGGCGTTGGCCGGCGGACGACTGACGTCGCACGTCGTCCTGCGGGCCGCCTTCCTCGTCGGCGCGGTGTTGACCGCCGGCATCGCCGTCACCCGCTGGCCGGCCGCCGTCGTGCTGTTGTTCCTCGTGCTCAGCGCCGTTCTCACCACCCATGTGATGGTGATGCAGGTGCTGACCAACCAGGCGCCGCCCGAGGATCAGGTGGGACGGTTCACCGTGGTGCGCAACGCCGTCGCGGGAGCGGCCAAGTGCGTCGCCGCACTGGTGGCCGGCTGGCTCGTGGAGGGCCTCGGACTCACCGCCGCCTGGCTCGCGCTCGCCGTCGTCCTGGGCGCGGCCGGGCTCAGCTGGTGGGGCGTGGGACGGAACAGGGAGATGGAGGAACTGGTCGGTGCCACCTGA
- a CDS encoding ATP-grasp domain-containing protein, which produces MVREVGGGARVLLLGAKPDESVAALGELGAGITCVATPRHAVSLRRRGLVDRIVVVADPMDAEQVLLGLARDGISLDEFDVVTSALEHGLVAAAVIGASCAARSLPLSTAVLLRDKQAQKTALRRAGVPLARSAVFVHPEELAEAVASVGGLPVVVKPPSGAGAADTAALRSADDVAAWKKGHGAGPWLCEEFVPGDELHIDGAVRGGQVVEICVSRYFRNQITALHGALNGSVALHAAQEESRYARARRLVRKAADVLGFADGVYHLEAFEQTDGTLVFGECAGRIAGGRIDRSVLLTTGVDLHREWAAAVLALPAPGRAGAAPGEDLFGWVTLSAPPGRVLSMPSVDDIRARPGVVDAELKLAVGSLMTTPRTTTTRAGRAVVRGAGATEVEATAADVAAWFREAARSAGDT; this is translated from the coding sequence ATGGTGCGTGAAGTCGGTGGCGGCGCCCGGGTCCTGCTGCTCGGCGCGAAGCCGGACGAATCCGTGGCGGCGCTGGGCGAGCTGGGAGCAGGGATCACCTGTGTGGCGACGCCCAGACATGCGGTCTCGCTGCGCCGGCGCGGTCTGGTCGACCGCATCGTGGTGGTGGCGGACCCGATGGACGCCGAGCAGGTCCTGCTGGGTCTCGCGCGTGACGGGATCAGCCTGGACGAGTTCGACGTGGTCACCAGCGCCCTGGAGCACGGCCTGGTGGCGGCCGCGGTGATCGGCGCGTCCTGCGCGGCGCGTTCGCTGCCCTTGTCCACGGCGGTGCTGCTGCGCGACAAGCAGGCCCAGAAGACGGCGCTGCGCCGTGCGGGCGTACCGCTGGCGCGGTCCGCGGTCTTCGTGCATCCGGAAGAACTGGCGGAAGCCGTGGCCTCGGTGGGCGGGCTGCCCGTCGTGGTCAAGCCGCCGTCCGGGGCGGGGGCCGCGGATACCGCGGCGCTGCGCTCCGCCGACGACGTCGCCGCCTGGAAGAAGGGACACGGCGCGGGTCCTTGGCTGTGCGAGGAGTTCGTGCCCGGCGACGAACTGCACATCGACGGTGCGGTCAGGGGCGGGCAGGTCGTCGAGATCTGCGTGTCCCGGTACTTCCGGAACCAGATCACCGCCCTGCACGGAGCGCTCAACGGCTCGGTCGCGCTGCACGCCGCTCAGGAGGAATCTCGGTACGCGCGGGCGCGGCGGTTGGTCCGGAAAGCGGCCGACGTCCTCGGTTTCGCCGACGGGGTGTACCACCTGGAGGCCTTCGAGCAGACTGACGGCACACTCGTCTTCGGCGAGTGTGCCGGCCGTATCGCGGGCGGACGCATCGACCGGTCCGTTCTGCTGACCACCGGGGTCGACCTGCATCGGGAGTGGGCGGCGGCGGTGCTGGCCCTTCCCGCCCCCGGGCGAGCCGGTGCGGCGCCCGGCGAGGACCTGTTCGGATGGGTCACGCTGAGCGCTCCGCCGGGACGGGTGCTGTCGATGCCATCGGTCGACGACATCCGGGCCAGGCCGGGTGTGGTCGACGCGGAATTGAAGCTCGCGGTGGGTTCGCTGATGACGACACCGCGGACCACCACCACTCGCGCGGGCCGTGCCGTGGTGCGCGGAGCCGGCGCCACGGAGGTGGAGGCGACCGCGGCGGACGTCGCCGCCTGGTTCAGGGAGGCCGCCCGTTCCGCCGGCGACACCTGA
- a CDS encoding lamin tail domain-containing protein, whose amino-acid sequence MTASAAFRRPRVLTRLLLAVPLLAAGALTGPPAAHAAVADGVRINEVVTTGDVNDSIELYNKGTATVDVSGWILKDNDKDHTYKIASGTLLGPGAYKAFDVSGKFGLGSDDMARLYLADGTTQVDSFSWSEHSDPSWSRCPDGTGAFERAATVTLGGPDDCGTGGEGGGSTTPTAWPGSSSVATADGSNVFGQDLSGLYQEGGVLWAAQNGGRLWRLVRDGSGGWKPDTAGGWSSGRTLRFPGGSGTPDSEGVTLTGAGSTAGAFVAGERDGDASGTSRLSVLKYDVSGSGSSLTAAKEWNLTSDLPSTGSNLGFEGITWIPDTALTGAGFKDASTGAAYDPARYSGHSGGVFFVGVEGTGMIYGYVLADSGSYTRVASFSSGMSGVMELQWEAQASRLWAVCDDTCDGRHRTLKIDATGVFTTTGLFNRPSGMPDYNNEGFTLAGADECVAGAKPVYWADDSNDGGHALRRGTITC is encoded by the coding sequence GTGACTGCATCGGCCGCTTTCCGGCGCCCTCGTGTCCTCACTCGCCTTCTCCTCGCCGTACCCCTCCTGGCCGCAGGCGCCCTGACCGGCCCACCGGCGGCGCACGCGGCCGTCGCGGACGGTGTCCGTATCAACGAGGTGGTGACCACCGGCGACGTCAACGACTCGATCGAGCTGTACAACAAGGGAACCGCCACGGTCGACGTGTCGGGCTGGATCCTGAAGGACAACGACAAGGACCACACCTACAAGATCGCTTCCGGGACCCTCCTGGGGCCGGGCGCGTACAAGGCGTTCGACGTGAGCGGCAAGTTCGGCCTCGGGTCGGACGACATGGCCCGCCTCTACCTCGCGGACGGCACGACCCAGGTGGACAGCTTCTCCTGGAGCGAGCACTCCGATCCGTCCTGGTCACGCTGCCCCGACGGCACCGGCGCGTTCGAGCGGGCGGCCACGGTGACCCTGGGCGGTCCCGACGACTGCGGTACGGGCGGTGAAGGAGGCGGCTCCACGACGCCGACCGCTTGGCCGGGAAGCAGCAGCGTGGCCACCGCGGACGGTTCCAACGTCTTCGGCCAGGACCTCAGCGGCCTCTACCAGGAGGGCGGCGTGCTGTGGGCGGCGCAGAACGGCGGCAGGCTGTGGCGTCTGGTGCGTGACGGCTCCGGCGGCTGGAAGCCGGACACCGCCGGCGGCTGGTCCTCCGGCAGGACTCTGCGCTTTCCCGGTGGCTCCGGCACCCCGGACAGCGAGGGCGTCACCCTGACCGGTGCCGGTTCGACCGCGGGAGCGTTCGTGGCCGGCGAGCGCGACGGGGACGCGTCGGGCACCAGCCGCCTGTCGGTGCTGAAGTACGACGTCAGCGGGTCAGGCTCGTCGCTGACCGCGGCCAAGGAGTGGAACCTCACCTCCGACCTGCCCTCGACCGGCTCCAACCTCGGTTTCGAAGGGATCACCTGGATCCCGGACACCGCACTGACCGGCGCCGGGTTCAAGGACGCCTCGACCGGCGCGGCCTACGACCCGGCCCGTTACAGCGGCCACAGCGGCGGAGTGTTCTTCGTGGGTGTCGAGGGCACGGGCATGATCTACGGTTATGTGCTGGCCGACTCCGGCTCCTACACCCGTGTCGCGTCCTTCAGCAGCGGCATGTCCGGGGTGATGGAACTGCAGTGGGAGGCCCAGGCCTCGCGCCTGTGGGCGGTCTGCGACGACACCTGTGACGGTCGGCACCGCACCCTGAAGATCGACGCGACCGGCGTCTTCACCACCACCGGCCTCTTCAACCGCCCGTCGGGCATGCCCGACTACAACAACGAGGGCTTCACCCTGGCCGGCGCGGACGAATGCGTAGCGGGTGCCAAGCCCGTCTACTGGGCGGACGACTCCAACGACGGCGGGCACGCCTTGCGCAGGGGCACCATCACCTGCTGA
- a CDS encoding lytic transglycosylase domain-containing protein has protein sequence MTVSIIRRIASPKKALTTAAVAAATAGMALTAAPAHAAPAQASSAQAIAHKMIPDAAQFNAFSKIVSHESGWNPHATNSSSGAYGLVQALPASKMASAGADWKTNPATQIKWGLNYMNSRYGSPVKAWDFWQANGWY, from the coding sequence GTGACCGTCTCCATCATCCGCCGCATCGCCTCCCCGAAGAAGGCCCTCACCACCGCCGCCGTGGCCGCCGCCACCGCCGGCATGGCACTGACCGCCGCTCCGGCTCACGCCGCCCCGGCCCAGGCCTCCTCCGCCCAGGCGATCGCGCACAAGATGATCCCGGACGCCGCGCAGTTCAACGCCTTCAGCAAGATCGTCTCCCACGAGAGCGGCTGGAACCCCCACGCCACCAACAGCTCCTCCGGCGCCTACGGCCTCGTCCAGGCCCTCCCGGCCTCCAAGATGGCCTCCGCCGGCGCCGACTGGAAGACCAACCCGGCCACCCAGATCAAGTGGGGCCTCAACTACATGAACTCCCGCTACGGCAGCCCCGTCAAGGCCTGGGACTTCTGGCAGGCCAACGGCTGGTACTGA
- a CDS encoding PmoA family protein: MSIRVSHVHGEHLAVQAPNGTEILRYVYRPDPDPFESPKPYAHPVRTLSGRTVTGYRPNDHRWHKGVQMTASHLSGQNFWGGNSYVPGRGYLALPGRVGSMRHDGFAALTAGSERLAFTEELTWVANGGQEWAREERGIEVHSLDEEAGAWVLDWSIRLTNIRTEPLVFGSPTTAGRELAGYTGLQWRGPRDFTGGRVLAPGAGSGAADAGELMGSQGPWLAFTAEHDETDGHSTLVFAHAPENLDETSAIHESHWFVRAEPIPTVAFSWAFFEEFTLEPGESFGYRYRLVIADGAWDRDRITAHLTTLPW; the protein is encoded by the coding sequence GTGAGCATCCGCGTCAGCCACGTCCACGGCGAGCACCTCGCGGTCCAGGCGCCGAACGGCACCGAGATCCTCCGCTACGTCTACCGTCCCGACCCGGACCCCTTCGAGTCCCCCAAGCCCTACGCCCACCCGGTCCGCACCCTGTCCGGCCGCACGGTCACCGGGTACCGCCCGAACGACCACCGCTGGCACAAGGGCGTACAGATGACGGCCAGTCACCTCTCCGGCCAGAACTTCTGGGGCGGCAACAGCTATGTGCCCGGCCGGGGTTACCTCGCGCTGCCCGGCCGGGTCGGCTCCATGCGCCACGACGGTTTCGCCGCCCTCACCGCCGGGTCCGAACGGCTCGCTTTCACCGAGGAGTTGACCTGGGTCGCGAACGGCGGGCAGGAGTGGGCCCGCGAGGAGCGCGGCATCGAGGTGCACTCGCTCGACGAGGAGGCCGGCGCCTGGGTCCTGGACTGGTCGATCCGGCTCACCAACATCCGTACGGAACCCCTGGTGTTCGGCTCCCCGACCACCGCGGGCCGCGAACTGGCCGGGTACACCGGCCTGCAGTGGCGCGGGCCGCGCGACTTCACCGGTGGCCGGGTCCTCGCCCCCGGCGCCGGCTCCGGAGCCGCCGACGCTGGTGAACTGATGGGCAGTCAGGGACCCTGGCTCGCCTTCACCGCCGAGCACGACGAAACCGACGGACACTCCACACTGGTCTTCGCGCACGCGCCGGAGAACCTGGACGAGACCTCGGCCATCCACGAGTCCCACTGGTTCGTCCGCGCCGAACCCATCCCCACGGTCGCGTTCTCCTGGGCGTTCTTCGAGGAGTTCACCCTGGAGCCGGGGGAGTCCTTCGGCTACCGCTACCGGCTGGTGATCGCCGACGGAGCCTGGGACCGGGACCGGATCACCGCCCACCTGACGACCCTGCCGTGGTGA